From the Juglans microcarpa x Juglans regia isolate MS1-56 chromosome 7D, Jm3101_v1.0, whole genome shotgun sequence genome, the window TCTACCTATGCATCCCATGCCAAGAAACAGGGATAGTTTCATTCGACACGGGGAGATCAGGTACATtaattctacattttttttctgcatttgtTAGTTTTGAAAATTCTCGTATGATTTTACAATTCAGACTTCGATCGACTAGATTTAAAATTCATGCATTCGCACGCTTGAGTTAAGAGGAAAAGCAAGGCAAGTTGGAATATATTATCCATCATACTTCTCTATAATTATTGAAACAGTTCTAAATTAAGTTTCTGCAATGCTTTCCTTAAATTTTAGCATCTCTACCAATTGGGTGACATTCACTCTTCCTCCTACCAAACATCCATGAAAAAGTGTGTTTGACTAAATGAGTAATTAAATAACTACCTAATATATGGTTGGAGCTAATGATTTTGCGGCTCTTGCAGCAAACAATGATAGACAGAAGGCTTCCATCAAGATGGCTTGATTATTGGAATGATAACTTTCGGAGTCGTGGAAACATTATTATTGGGAAATTTGGTGGAGGCCGTGGCTCTTGTCACCCTCCTAATTGGGGATCAGATGATTAATGTGAGAATTAAACAACATGATTTCCAAAGTCGGACACGTGTGGTAGTAATGTTTAAGAACCAGCAGCACTGCTACACCCTGCATCCCATCTTCTTTCAACAAGCTCGCATGCATGCTCGTGGACGTGGCTAGCaatcttgtattatatattcaattgatatttgtaatctcGAAGGAATGAGTTTCactctctctcatattttctgtgAAAGTAACAAAGTTGCTGATTTGTTTGCTCGTGATGGTGAGGCTGGAACCAATAAAATATATGGAGAATGTGATAGACTATCGCAAGTTGTAAGAGGAATGGTTAGACTTGATAAAATAGGCCTCCCTTCTTTAAGATGTTAAAGTGTTGGTTTTGTTTGTGTGGTTTGATTCAGGTTTATTTTACTTGGATTCAATCCTTTGTCTTGTGTGGTTTGGGAGTTtggtctttctttttgttttcaggAGTTAGATACATGGGCTGTGTTTTATTGTCTATGTGTAAATCTCATGTGTCATGTctgttaccacggtattcctaTATCATAAATgagtatttttcaataaaattaagaaggattcactcttggacatgtgactcgtctctttcttaaaaaaaaaattaaaaaaataaaatctcagaCTAGATTTCTCTCACTTTTGCACCCAATTAAAGGGTAAAATTGCttttaagttttcttataattaagCTGGTTTGATTAAATCTGAACTCAAATGAAGATTTCCGTcctgttaaaaaaaatcaaatgaaggTGAAGTTGTTTTaactattttcatttcataatgagaaatactttagtcacaaaaaaattacataaaagtaatcctATAAACTATATGGTTTGATGTGATTcatcagattgtaaatttatttttattataaaatagatctaataaatcacataaaattatgtcaatttatgagattccttttatctaatttatttatggttaTAGCACTCTTCTTCTATAATTACCTTCTGACAATGATATTTTAGAAAGTATTTGGAAATCACTCTAATTTAATTGTAACTGTCCATTACCTTTAAACCTGATCctttataaatttaaagataaattactGAGAGAGATCTAatattgaaacttgaaagttagGAATCCGAATTTGTCAACACAAAGACGCATTCAAATGAAGGGAAACCCCCAACGTTTCCTcggtggtacttttttttttccgttctTTCTTGTTTTACTGTAAATAAGATACCATGCatgtggtaattttttttttttttggaaatatttttaaaataatatatattatatttattattaataatattttaagatttatttttaaaaattatgaattattttagaaagagaaattaaagaaaGTTTATGAACTTATACTAATTATGATTATAATAATTTGGGTCCACCATGTGAGTGGGTTTTGAACTCATGCGAGTTGTTTGGCAGAGAAGCCGTGGTGACCATAACTTTTCGTTCATATCATTTGGCCATCTATAAATAGATCTATTGGCCTACAAATTAAACAGTCCCTAAAGtcaattttgaaattatctctctcccaaaagtcttcatttttttaaaactttttattaggATTTGTTCATTATGCAGAAAACAGATTTCTAATCTCTtggttgaatagtaaaatataggGATATGCAAAATCTAATTTCTTGTGTACATAACACAGTTAGACAAACACACTcattttgaatttcattgtATCTTAGAGGTAAATTCGCTTCTAACTCGTGTGCATACCGTTATTGATAGGGGCAAATATTGTCTTAAGGAAAGCGATATTATAACACTTCTTGAAGcaaaattttctctcattattttttgttttgcaaccCCTTTTGCaccaacatttttttctttccgttCTATTTTGGTTGAGTGTAAATAAGACACCATGCATAGAAGAAACTAGAAAGCAAATAAGAAAGATCATCTTTTCATAATATAATCGACATCGTTTTGATATGTTCCCTAGCCTCTTCCCAAGTCTCCCTCAGAATTTGTGTTTTACTGATTTTGCTTGTCATTCATCAAGCTCAATATTCAAACTAATTTACTGATTTTGCTTGTCATTCATCATGCATGTATGTACCCTCGTGAccttgaaaaatagaaaaatcattttctttcttataagatttatcACTTATAAGAAAAAGAATGGCGATCACACTATTAACTCCTTCATTTGTGAATTTCATagtaatataaatacatatcctataatttcaaattttgtaattGCCTATCTCTCATTTTGTCTCTACGGTGCTCGCTCGAGGTATGAGCACTTCACCTCAAGACTAGTGTCTTTGCTCGTCGAGAGGTGAGTAATTGTAACCATGATGCTCGTCTGATTCAAGCACTGTGTTGTGGTATTACTCGCATAACGTATGGGCTTATCCCTGTAGGTTGCTCGTCGAGATGGCGAACACTACTGCAACTAAAACTTTAATCTCTACTCTATTTATCCagtattcataaaaaataaaaaataaattaaaaaaaaaaaagaaaagaagaagaagataaaaaaaaaaaaatataaaaccatttCAAAACAATAGGTGGTGTGATCGATTCGTCTCATCgtatataaaataagtaatgttacatacgGTCGTGAAATACGTAAGCGCcatgcagtcgttttgaaaaaaattattaaaaaattaatttttttcatgtaaatctaatatttattcacatgaaaaaaaattaattttttaataatttttttcaaaacgactacaTGGCACTTGCATACTCACGACTACAAGTATTATTTCTCGTAAAAAATTACCATTACAAACTAGCTAGCTGCCGGAGATTCAAGAAAGTGACTCCACTGATCTTTATAATTGATGGGTTTAGTGAATTTATTAAACTGATTTATCAATTAATGCAGGAATTTAGTCATTCAATTTGTTTTCCAAAGTAGAAACCTTCACATATTTGAGTTCGGAGTCTGAGAATTCTCACATCATATTagccattataatatttttgacaaGATGACTTCTTTCTTGTACCATTTACCTGTGAATGGAATGATGGATGTTTTCCTTGAATCCATGGAGCACTGCCCTATGGTTTAATGTCTATATAAAGGTGTGACTAAACACGTTACTTGTTGCAAGATTCATTACAGTTACAAAAAGTTGGTTTGAACAGTGAGATGAAATTAATGtagatgagttaaaaaaaatattgttagaatgttattttttaatattattattgttttgatatttaaaaaaattgaattatttattatattttatgtaaaattttgaaaaaattgatgagatgagatgtgatgaaatgaaaCTATTTCCGGATATAAAGAGTGTTACATGGGTGTTAATAagcaaaatggaaaataaacccttttttataaaaaataaaaggttattTTTAAGTCGTTGCGTAGAACACACCTATTAAATACTTATCTGTCATAATTTGatcatttaaaagataaattttaaaatttaaaacttacaaatcaaattttaatatttaaatgatgtggatGTTATATTCTACACAcctacttaaaaataaaagaactcttttataaaatgaagGGATACTACTGTCACCAATCACTTTAAAGtttcgtttgaatgttaagtGTATCTCAGATtatctatgaataataataaaataatttgtgaataagagtaaataatttattaataatattaaataatttataaatagtaataaaataatctaaaaatataaaacaattgcATAAATCAAAAGCTGGAAAAAAATGACTCTTCTTTTAagttaagaaaacaaaaagaaaaaaagaagagctAAAATTGTCAAAGAAGTGAGCAAATCAAATAGTCTAAAGTGCAGCCAAATTACAATGATGGAATGGGACACGGCAAGGCCTTACGCTGCGTTAGACATTGAAAATACAACACGAGTCGTTACAAAAGGTAATATGGTGGTAGTCTGGTAGACAGCGACCTGACCCCACAACGCCAAAACTAACGTTAATTTCCAACAAATAGTGAAAGAGATTATTACCCCTGCTGTCCTATGTCTCAtgccttttacttttttttttttcctgtttgaTTTCTTCGTTCAGAGGTCACATGGCATGCTCTCTACACTGACACAATGCCTTAATTTCTTCAGCCCTGTAGCCTGTAGGTGGTCCATCACTACCCCCTTCCCACTTTCCAGTACTTACTTACCACGTTGTATAAGCAGAACACACTTACCATCTAACTTTCCTCTGCCATCTGccatctcttccttctttcattttctttgatttctgCTATTTCATCCATGGCTGAGGTTGCAGGCCTACTTCTCTCCCCCTTCCTTCAAGTACTCTTTGAAAGAGTTGCTTCCCGCGAGTTCCTTGACTTCTTCCGAAGCCGAAAACTTGACCGTGGACTCTTAAAGAGGCTGGAGATAGTACTGTTGTCTGCGAATGTGGTGCTCGAAGATGCAGAGGAAATGCAATTTACAAAGCCTACGGTGAAAAAGTGGCTTGATGAGTTCAAAGATGCCGTCTATGATGCAGAAGATATCCTGGATGAGATTCAAACCGAAGTCTTGAAATGCAAGTTGGATGCTGAATTTCATACTGTCGCAACTAAGGTACGAAAAACCATCTCTACTTCTCTTAATCCTTTTGTCAGGGAGATAGAACCAAAGATAAATGACGTACTCCAGACATTGGATCATCTAGTAAAACAGAAGGATGCTATAGGTTTGAAAGAAAGCGTTGGAGGGAAATCATCCGGAAGATCGTCCACTACTTCTTTGGTTAAAGAATCTGATATTTTTGGTAGGACTGATGATATGGAGGCAATAATTAGTTTGTTGCTCTCAGATAACGTAAGTGGAAATGAGTTGTGTCTTATTGCTATTGTTGGCATGGGGGGACTTGGGAAGACAACCCTTGCTCAACTTGTTTACAACGATGACAGGATGGAGGGGCATTTTGATCTTAAAGCTTGGGTTTGTGTTTCCGATGATTTTGATGTGTTAAAGATGACGAAAACAATTTTAGAGAAACTTGGATTGTCAATTAACAGTGATACAAAGAGTCTAGATTGGCTTCAAGTTACACTACAGCAGAACCTGACGGGGAAGagatttcttcttgttttagaTGATGTTTGGAATAAGAATTATTCAGAATGGGAGGCCTTAAGCAATCCCTTTAAATCTGGGGCAGAAGGGAGTAGGGTGATTGTAACCACACGGGAGAGACGTGTTGCATCAATCATGCACTCTACTGCAATTTACGATCTAAAGACATTACAAGACGATGATTGCTGGTCACTATTTTCAAAACACGCGTTTCATTCTGGTAACTCGGATGCCCATCCAGAGTTGGAAGTAATTGGTAGACAGATTGTTAAAAGTTGTAAAGGCTTACCTTTAGCAGTCAAGACAATTGGAGCTCTCTTGTGGTCTGAACTAGACATCAGGGAGTGGAATAAGATAATGATGAGCGAAATATGGGACTTGCAGAGTGATATTATTCCTGCTCTAAGATTAAGCTACAAATATTTGCCCTTACATCTAAAGCGTTGCTTTGCTTACTGTTCAATTTTTCCTAAAGATTATGATTTCAAGAAAGAAGATTTAATCTTATTGTGGATGGCTGAAGGTTTCTTGCCACAACCAAAAGACAAAGCAATGGAACAAATTGGTGATGATTACTTTGCTGATCTTGTATCAAGATCATTGTTCCAACAATCAAGTGAAGATGCGCACAAATTCGGAATGCATGATCTTGTCAACGACTTAGCAAGATTTGTATCTGGACAATTTACCTTCAGAATAGAGGGTGAAAATTCTTTCGAAATTGTGAACAAGACACGCCATTTGTCATTTCTCACAGAAAGTAGTGGTAATGTTGAAAAGTTTGGGGCACTTCATGAGGCAAAGGGGTTGCGAACTTTCCTACCAATACATAATTATAGTATACCGAGAGCTAAAGCACTTGTGCATGGTTTGCTGCCAATGCTAAGATGCTTACGAGTTCTTATTCTGCCCCATTCTCTAAATTTGACCAAATTGCCCGATTCAATTGGCAAAATGAAACATCTACGGCATTTGGATGTTTCTTGGACTTCAATTAGGAAGCTACCTGATTCCATATGCAAGTTGTGCAATTTGCAGACTTTGAAAATATCGTCATGCCAGAAGCTTACTATATTACCCAGAGATATTCATAAGCTCGTTAATTTGCGTCATCTTGATTTCCGTTTTACTCCCATAAAGGAGATGCCAGTACAATTGGGTAGACTATGTTGTCTTCAGACTTTGACTAAATTTATTGTTAGTAAACAAAGTGGAGCGGGCATAGGAGAGCTGGGGAAACTGGCAAATCTTGGGGGGAAGCTCCTCATTTCGGATCTCCAAAATGTTGTATCTCCTATAGGTGCTTTGGTTGCAAGCTTGAATGATAAAAAGTATCTGGAGGAGTTGAGGTTAGAatggaatgatgatgataataatatttcagaAAGTCAAAGCGCCGTTTTGGAAAATCTCCAGCCCCATGCAAACTTGAGAAGTCTCTCTATCATC encodes:
- the LOC121239244 gene encoding putative disease resistance RPP13-like protein 1 isoform X1 yields the protein MAEVAGLLLSPFLQVLFERVASREFLDFFRSRKLDRGLLKRLEIVLLSANVVLEDAEEMQFTKPTVKKWLDEFKDAVYDAEDILDEIQTEVLKCKLDAEFHTVATKVRKTISTSLNPFVREIEPKINDVLQTLDHLVKQKDAIGLKESVGGKSSGRSSTTSLVKESDIFGRTDDMEAIISLLLSDNVSGNELCLIAIVGMGGLGKTTLAQLVYNDDRMEGHFDLKAWVCVSDDFDVLKMTKTILEKLGLSINSDTKSLDWLQVTLQQNLTGKRFLLVLDDVWNKNYSEWEALSNPFKSGAEGSRVIVTTRERRVASIMHSTAIYDLKTLQDDDCWSLFSKHAFHSGNSDAHPELEVIGRQIVKSCKGLPLAVKTIGALLWSELDIREWNKIMMSEIWDLQSDIIPALRLSYKYLPLHLKRCFAYCSIFPKDYDFKKEDLILLWMAEGFLPQPKDKAMEQIGDDYFADLVSRSLFQQSSEDAHKFGMHDLVNDLARFVSGQFTFRIEGENSFEIVNKTRHLSFLTESSGNVEKFGALHEAKGLRTFLPIHNYSIPRAKALVHGLLPMLRCLRVLILPHSLNLTKLPDSIGKMKHLRHLDVSWTSIRKLPDSICKLCNLQTLKISSCQKLTILPRDIHKLVNLRHLDFRFTPIKEMPVQLGRLCCLQTLTKFIVSKQSGAGIGELGKLANLGGKLLISDLQNVVSPIGALVASLNDKKYLEELRLEWNDDDNNISESQSAVLENLQPHANLRSLSIIGYGGKNFPDWIGHHSFSNIASLYLLKCKHCSVLPPLGQLPSLQSLSIAKFDGIDALGRDFYGNSSSSTKPFGALKVLKFIDMPKLEKWSAFGAENEGGAFTHLEELQIVNCPKLTGELPIHPSSLSRLVIKKCPLLVTSIPSAATLRQLELRDCNEALFKELPTGLQKLAIEGFDTLQSVPERLMDFSSCLERLEISGCHSLTSLSSGGLPSTLKILMIKDCRKLELPMHWNYSSLERFRLENCCDSLESFPLNLFSNLKSIALNGCRNLEFVNVPQQVELDFVALSSLLITNCPNFVSFPNGGLSAPKLRSFHVINCRSLTSLPDKMHILLPSLSQLYLENCPEVESFPEGGLASKLTYIDIIDCDKLFANRRDWGLQNLPSIRVITIQGNCKDVESFPEAGLLPANLVSLDIGKFPNMKSLDYKALRHLTSLDRLWISSCPMLKFMQEEGLPASISTLGINQCALLEKQLQSRKGKVWRKIAAPIPRIKINGTLI
- the LOC121239244 gene encoding putative disease resistance RPP13-like protein 1 isoform X2; this encodes MAEVAGLLLSPFLQVLFERVASREFLDFFRSRKLDRGLLKRLEIVLLSANVVLEDAEEMQFTKPTVKKWLDEFKDAVYDAEDILDEIQTEVLKCKLDAEFHTVATKVRKTISTSLNPFVREIEPKINDVLQTLDHLVKQKDAIGLKESVGGKSSGRSSTTSLVKESDIFGRTDDMEAIISLLLSDNVSGNELCLIAIVGMGGLGKTTLAQLVYNDDRMEGHFDLKAWVCVSDDFDVLKMTKTILEKLGLSINSDTKSLDWLQVTLQQNLTGKRFLLVLDDVWNKNYSEWEALSNPFKSGAEGSRVIVTTRERRVASIMHSTAIYDLKTLQDDDCWSLFSKHAFHSGNSDAHPELEVIGRQIVKSCKGLPLAVKTIGALLWSELDIREWNKIMMSEIWDLQSDIIPALRLSYKYLPLHLKRCFAYCSIFPKDYDFKKEDLILLWMAEGFLPQPKDKAMEQIGDDYFADLVSRSLFQQSSEDAHKFGMHDLVNDLARFVSGQFTFRIEGENSFEIVNKTRHLSFLTESSGNVEKFGALHEAKGLRTFLPIHNYSIPRAKALVHGLLPMLRCLRVLILPHSLNLTKLPDSIGKMKHLRHLDVSWTSIRKLPDSICKLCNLQTLKISSCQKLTILPRDIHKLVNLRHLDFRFTPIKEMPVQLGRLCCLQTLTKFIVSKQSGAGIGELGKLANLGGKLLISDLQNVVSPIGALVASLNDKKYLEELRLEWNDDDNNISESQSAVLENLQPHANLRSLSIIGYGGKNFPDWIGHHSFSNIASLYLLKCKHCSVLPPLGQLPSLQSLSIAKFDGIDALGRDFYGNSSSSTKPFGALKVLKFIDMPKLEKWSAFGAENEGGAFTHLEELQIVNCPKLTGELPIHPSSLSRLVIKKCPLLVTSIPSAATLRQLELRDCNEALFKELPTGLQKLAIEGFDTLQSVPERLMDFSSCLERLEISGCHSLTSLSSGGLPSTLKILMIKDCRKLELPMHWNYSSLERFRLENCCDSLESFPLNLFSNLKSIALNGCRNLEFVNVPQQDFVSFPNGGLSAPKLRSFHVINCRSLTSLPDKMHILLPSLSQLYLENCPEVESFPEGGLASKLTYIDIIDCDKLFANRRDWGLQNLPSIRVITIQGNCKDVESFPEAGLLPANLVSLDIGKFPNMKSLDYKALRHLTSLDRLWISSCPMLKFMQEEGLPASISTLGINQCALLEKQLQSRKGKVWRKIAAPIPRIKINGTLI